From one Sebastes umbrosus isolate fSebUmb1 unplaced genomic scaffold, fSebUmb1.pri scaffold_159_arrow_ctg1, whole genome shotgun sequence genomic stretch:
- the LOC119484335 gene encoding putative uncharacterized protein BRD3OS — translation MSDCDPAAVEEQTAAEEPPLGPGPPSPGPPGSPGPGRPPLAEKALSESLARLRYRDTSLLVWQQQQLDLQAAPPSTYLTRSRSAWYSSFGNQAVLVRDKTGLEDAEGRSRICSVM, via the coding sequence ATGTCGGACTGTGATCCAGCTGCTGTAGAGGAGCAGACGGCTGCAGAGGAACCTCCTCTAGGTCCTGGTCCTCCAAGTCCTGGTCCTCCAGGTTCTCCTGGTCCCGGTCGGCCCCCCCTGGCAGAGAAGGCCCTGTCGGAGTCCTTGGCCCGTCTGCGGTACCGGGACACGTCCCTGCTGgtttggcagcagcagcagctggaccTGCAGGCGGCGCCCCCCTCCACCTACCTGACCCGCAGCCGGTCCGCCTGGTACAGCAGCTTCGGGAACCAGGCCGTGCTGGTCCGGGACAAGACGGGCCTGGAGGACGCCGAGGGACGGTCCAGGATCTGCAGCGTCATGTAG
- the LOC119484336 gene encoding bromodomain-containing protein 3-like isoform X2, with protein sequence MSDAPEAAPPSPPTVTNPIPPEVTNATKPGRKTNQLQYMQNVVVKTLWKHQFAWPFYQPVDAIKLCLADYHKVIKNPMDMGTIKKRLENNYYWSASEAMQDFNTMFTNCYIYNKPTDDIVLMAQALEKIFLQKVAQMPQEEVALLPPAPKGKTKSKQPATPASTVSQQAESSASPPPSYPSPSPSQTPVISATPTPVQTTPPVSAPQPPATMMPSAQPVVKKKGVKRKADTTTPTTSAISAGRADSPSAQDTKPPKLGLSRREAAARPAKTRRETVEELAGGEVGGGGGGAGRSKGGKLGEQMKHCDAILKEMLSKKHAAYAWPFYKPVDAEALELHDYHDIIKHPMDLSTVRKKMDKGEYSDPQSFATDVRLMFSNCYKYNPPDHEVVAMARKLQDVFEMRFAKIPDEGLEASVPSTTPLVSKSTASSDSSNNSSSDESSDSEEERATRLAELQEQLKAVHEQLAVLSQAPVSKPKKKKEKKDKEKKKEKDKDKGNKGKMEEEKKPKAAAQQPKPANQKKAPARKANSTVTATRQPKKGSKASGGGSANGDDGEESSLPMSYDEKRQLSLDINRLPGEKLGRVVHIIQSREPSLRDSNPDEIEIDFETLKPSTLRELERYVKSCLQKKQRKLLQKAAGGGASGGGASRLSGSSSSSSDDSSSTGTSSSSDTD encoded by the exons ATGTCGGACGCCCCCGAGGCTGCGCCCCCCAGCCCCCCCACCGTCACTAACCCGATCCCCCCTGAGGTCACCAACGCAACCAAGCCTGGCAG GAAGACCAACCAGCTGCAGTACATGCAGAACGTGGTGGTGAAGACGCTGTGGAAGCACCAGTTCGCCTGGCCCTTCTACCAGCCGGTGGACGCCATCAAGCTCTGCCTGGCG GACTACCACAAGGTGATCAAGAACCCGATGGACATGGGAACCATCAAGAAACGTCTGGAGAACAATTATTACTGGAGCGCCAGTGAGGCCATGCAGGACTTCAACACCATGTTCACCAACTGCTACATCTACAATAAG CCCACAGACGACATCGTCCTCATGGCTCAGGCTCTGGAGAAGATCTTCCTGCAGAAAGTCGCTCAGATGCCTCAAGAAGAAGTCGCTCTGCTGCCTCCAGCTCCCAAAGGAAAGACCAAGAGCAAGCAGCCCGCTACTCCTGCTTCTACAG tgagtCAGCAGGCGGAGTCTTCGgcctcccctcccccctcttACCcgtctccctccccctctcagACACCTGTCATCTCGGCCACGCCCACACCTGTCCAGACCACGCCCCCTGTCTCTGCCCCGCAACCCCCGGCAACCATGATGCCGTCTGCACAGCCCGTCGTCAAG AAGAAAGGCGTGAAGAGGAAAGCCGACACCACCACTCCCACCACGTCGGCCATCTCTGCCGGTCGGGCAGACTCTCCGTCTGCTCAGGACACCAAACCGCCCAAACTGGGTCTGTCCCGCCGCGAGGCCGCCGCCCGACCCGCCAAGACTCGCAGGGAGACGGTGGAGGAGTTGGCGGGAGGCGAGGTGGGAGGCGGTGGAGGCGGAGCCGGGAGGAGTAAGGGCGGCAAGCTGGGCGAGCAGATGAAGCACTGCGACGCCATCCTGAAGGAGATGCTCTCTAAGAAACACGCCGCCTACGCCTGGCCCTTCTACAAGCCGGTCGACGCCGAGGCGCTGGAGCTGCACGACTACCATGACATCATCAAACACCCCATGGACCTCAGCACCGTCCGG AAAAAGATGGATAAAGGAGAGTACAGCGATCCTCAGAGTTTTGCGACTGACGTCAGGTTAATGTTCTCCAACTGTTACAAGTACAACCCCCCGGACCATGAGGTGGTGGCCATGGCCCGCAAGCTGCAG GACGTGTTTGAGATGCGTTTCGCTAAGATCCCCGATGAGGGCCTGGAGGCATCGGTCCCGTCTACAACACCATTGGTCAGTAAAAGCACCGCCTCCtctgacagcagcaacaactcCTCCTCCGACGAATCGTCCGACTCAGAGGAGGAGCGAGCCACGCGATTGGCTGAGCTACAGGAGCAG TTGAAGGCGGTGCACGAGCAGCTGGCCGTCCTGTCCCAGGCTCCAGTCAGCaagccaaagaagaagaaagagaagaaagacaaggagaagaagaaagaaaaggacaaagacaaaggGAACAAGGGcaagatggaggaagagaagaagccCAAGGCTGCTGCTCAGCAGCCcaaaccagccaatcagaagaaAGCGCCAGCCAGAAAAGCCAACAGCACGGTGACCGCCACCAG GCAACCTAAGAAAGGCAGTAAGGCGTCGGGCGGTGGCTCGGCTAACGGAGATGATGGCGAGGAGTCGTCTCTGCCGATGTCGTATGACGAGAAGCGCCAGCTGAGTCTGGATATAAACCGGCTGCCGGGGGAGAAGCTGGGCCGCGTCGTCCACATCATCCAGTCCAGAGAGCCGTCGCTGAGGGACTCCAACCCCGACGAGATCGAGATCGACTTCGAAACCCTCAAACCCTCCACACTTCGAGAGCTGGAGCGCTACGTCAAATCCTGCCTTCAGAAGAAGCAGAGGAAGCTACTGC agaaGGCAGCTGGAGGCGGGGCGTCGGGAGGCGGGGCTAGTCGTTTGAGTggcagctcctcttcctcctctgatgACAGCTCCTCAACAGgaacctcctcttcctccgacacagactga
- the LOC119484336 gene encoding bromodomain-containing protein 3-like isoform X1, translated as MSDAPEAAPPSPPTVTNPIPPEVTNATKPGRKTNQLQYMQNVVVKTLWKHQFAWPFYQPVDAIKLCLADYHKVIKNPMDMGTIKKRLENNYYWSASEAMQDFNTMFTNCYIYNKPTDDIVLMAQALEKIFLQKVAQMPQEEVALLPPAPKGKTKSKQPATPASTVSQQAESSASPPPSYPSPSPSQTPVISATPTPVQTTPPVSAPQPPATMMPSAQPVVKKKGVKRKADTTTPTTSAISAGRADSPSAQDTKPPKLGLSRREAAARPAKTRRETVEELAGGEVGGGGGGAGRSKGGKLGEQMKHCDAILKEMLSKKHAAYAWPFYKPVDAEALELHDYHDIIKHPMDLSTVRKKMDKGEYSDPQSFATDVRLMFSNCYKYNPPDHEVVAMARKLQDVFEMRFAKIPDEGLEASVPSTTPLVSKSTASSDSSNNSSSDESSDSEEERATRLAELQEQVGAADQSQLKAVHEQLAVLSQAPVSKPKKKKEKKDKEKKKEKDKDKGNKGKMEEEKKPKAAAQQPKPANQKKAPARKANSTVTATRQPKKGSKASGGGSANGDDGEESSLPMSYDEKRQLSLDINRLPGEKLGRVVHIIQSREPSLRDSNPDEIEIDFETLKPSTLRELERYVKSCLQKKQRKLLQKAAGGGASGGGASRLSGSSSSSSDDSSSTGTSSSSDTD; from the exons ATGTCGGACGCCCCCGAGGCTGCGCCCCCCAGCCCCCCCACCGTCACTAACCCGATCCCCCCTGAGGTCACCAACGCAACCAAGCCTGGCAG GAAGACCAACCAGCTGCAGTACATGCAGAACGTGGTGGTGAAGACGCTGTGGAAGCACCAGTTCGCCTGGCCCTTCTACCAGCCGGTGGACGCCATCAAGCTCTGCCTGGCG GACTACCACAAGGTGATCAAGAACCCGATGGACATGGGAACCATCAAGAAACGTCTGGAGAACAATTATTACTGGAGCGCCAGTGAGGCCATGCAGGACTTCAACACCATGTTCACCAACTGCTACATCTACAATAAG CCCACAGACGACATCGTCCTCATGGCTCAGGCTCTGGAGAAGATCTTCCTGCAGAAAGTCGCTCAGATGCCTCAAGAAGAAGTCGCTCTGCTGCCTCCAGCTCCCAAAGGAAAGACCAAGAGCAAGCAGCCCGCTACTCCTGCTTCTACAG tgagtCAGCAGGCGGAGTCTTCGgcctcccctcccccctcttACCcgtctccctccccctctcagACACCTGTCATCTCGGCCACGCCCACACCTGTCCAGACCACGCCCCCTGTCTCTGCCCCGCAACCCCCGGCAACCATGATGCCGTCTGCACAGCCCGTCGTCAAG AAGAAAGGCGTGAAGAGGAAAGCCGACACCACCACTCCCACCACGTCGGCCATCTCTGCCGGTCGGGCAGACTCTCCGTCTGCTCAGGACACCAAACCGCCCAAACTGGGTCTGTCCCGCCGCGAGGCCGCCGCCCGACCCGCCAAGACTCGCAGGGAGACGGTGGAGGAGTTGGCGGGAGGCGAGGTGGGAGGCGGTGGAGGCGGAGCCGGGAGGAGTAAGGGCGGCAAGCTGGGCGAGCAGATGAAGCACTGCGACGCCATCCTGAAGGAGATGCTCTCTAAGAAACACGCCGCCTACGCCTGGCCCTTCTACAAGCCGGTCGACGCCGAGGCGCTGGAGCTGCACGACTACCATGACATCATCAAACACCCCATGGACCTCAGCACCGTCCGG AAAAAGATGGATAAAGGAGAGTACAGCGATCCTCAGAGTTTTGCGACTGACGTCAGGTTAATGTTCTCCAACTGTTACAAGTACAACCCCCCGGACCATGAGGTGGTGGCCATGGCCCGCAAGCTGCAG GACGTGTTTGAGATGCGTTTCGCTAAGATCCCCGATGAGGGCCTGGAGGCATCGGTCCCGTCTACAACACCATTGGTCAGTAAAAGCACCGCCTCCtctgacagcagcaacaactcCTCCTCCGACGAATCGTCCGACTCAGAGGAGGAGCGAGCCACGCGATTGGCTGAGCTACAGGAGCAGGTTGGTGCTgccgaccaatcacag TTGAAGGCGGTGCACGAGCAGCTGGCCGTCCTGTCCCAGGCTCCAGTCAGCaagccaaagaagaagaaagagaagaaagacaaggagaagaagaaagaaaaggacaaagacaaaggGAACAAGGGcaagatggaggaagagaagaagccCAAGGCTGCTGCTCAGCAGCCcaaaccagccaatcagaagaaAGCGCCAGCCAGAAAAGCCAACAGCACGGTGACCGCCACCAG GCAACCTAAGAAAGGCAGTAAGGCGTCGGGCGGTGGCTCGGCTAACGGAGATGATGGCGAGGAGTCGTCTCTGCCGATGTCGTATGACGAGAAGCGCCAGCTGAGTCTGGATATAAACCGGCTGCCGGGGGAGAAGCTGGGCCGCGTCGTCCACATCATCCAGTCCAGAGAGCCGTCGCTGAGGGACTCCAACCCCGACGAGATCGAGATCGACTTCGAAACCCTCAAACCCTCCACACTTCGAGAGCTGGAGCGCTACGTCAAATCCTGCCTTCAGAAGAAGCAGAGGAAGCTACTGC agaaGGCAGCTGGAGGCGGGGCGTCGGGAGGCGGGGCTAGTCGTTTGAGTggcagctcctcttcctcctctgatgACAGCTCCTCAACAGgaacctcctcttcctccgacacagactga
- the LOC119484337 gene encoding nucleus accumbens-associated protein 2-like: MSEGLLQVEIPEFGSSVLGSLNEQRLLGHYCDVSILVQGQAFKAHRAVLAASSLYFRDLFSSAADSSSPSSSSSQAVFELPSSVTPTCFQQILSFCYTGRLSMAASEQLVLMYTAGYLQIQNIVERGMELMMMKTSSSSSPLCCDSQTTSVDELGGFDAPAVQQHGAPQLTEASPDQPALSPEELLLAVSRIKQERADTPPAEENGGGEEARVDISGDLQSSRSSTLCYLGAGGGLVPGLQSYLLANGGRSSPGGSSLPTDSPPSHPPTEEELEEDYYGNTVPSGLYQHIYGHPGNPYIQEKMEMLALPLANERRPCVLVGRDNMALPASLISQIGYRCHPSLYTEGDPGEKVELVAGSGVFMTRGQLMNCHLCAGVKHKVLLRRLLATFFDRNTLANSCGTGIRSSTNDPSRKPLDNRVLNTVKLYCQNFAPNFKESEMNVIAADMCTNARRVRKRWLPKIQSLLPDSLPTSSHPRKAKRGGGGQGGGQGGGQGGEAAVQPSSSPFAELDLRQLSASYLGLEAPLYAERRDREATGEREREKEAPAALQPHLQFAGSRGGGGPAGGGQAEEALMGGEADGGGRLQTEQPPDLPLSSSVSSSSSSSSSHPSPQPAEPAPPHRGLADTEERGAEPLEDSQ; this comes from the exons ATGTCGGAGGGACTGCTGCAGGTGGAGATCCCGGAGTTCGGCAGCAGCGTGCTGGGCAGCCTGAACGAGCAGCGGCTGCTGGGTCACTACTGCGACGTCTCCATCCTGGTGCAGGGTCAGGCCTTCAAGGCTCACCGGGCCGTCCTCGCCGCGTCCTCGCTCTACTTCAGAGACCTGTTCAGCTCCGCGGCCGACTCCTCGTCcccatcctcctcatcctcccagGCCGTGTTTGAGCTGCCGTCCTCAGTGACGCCGACGTGCTTCCAGCAGATCCTGTCCTTCTGCTACACGGGGCGCCTCAGCATGGCCGCCAGCGAGCAGCTGGTCCTCATGTACACCGCCGGGTATCTGCAGATCCAGAATATCGTGGAGCGGGGCAtggagctgatgatgatgaagacctcttcctcctcctcgccgcTCTGCTGCGACTCACAG ACGACCTCAGTAGATGAGCTCGGCGGTTTCGACGCGCCGGCGGTGCAGCAGCACGGCGCCCCCCAGCTGACGGAGGCCAGTCCAGACCAGCCGGCCCTGAGCCccgaggagctgctgctggccGTCAGCAGGATCAAacaggagagagctgacacGCCTCCTGCTGAGGAgaacggaggaggagaggaggccaG GGTGGACATCTCTGGAGACCTGCAGTCCTCCAGGAGCAGTACTCTGTGTTACCTGGGTGCAGGTGGAGGTCTGGTTCCGGGGCTGCAGTCCTACCTGCTGGCGAACGGGGGGCGCTCCAGTCCAGGAGGATCCAGTCTCCCCACGGACTCCCCTCCATCCCACCCCCCCAccgaggaggagctggaggaggactACTACGGCAACACCGTCCCCTCCGGACTCTACCAACACATCTACGGACATCCTGGGAACCCCTACA TCcaggagaagatggagatgcTCGCCCTCCCATTGGCTAACGAGCGTCGGCCCTGCGTGCTGGTTGGTCGGGACAACATGGCGCTCCCCGCCAGTCTGATCAGTCAGATCGGGTACCGCTGCCACCCGTCGCTCTACACGGAGGGAGACCCGGGAGAGAAGGTGGAGCTGGTGGCAG GTTCAGGTGTGTTCATGACCCGAGGTCAGCTGATGAACTGTCACCTGTGTGCCGGAGTCAAACACAAGGTGCTACTCAGGAGACTGCTGGCGACCTTCTTCGACAG AAACACTCTGGCCAATAGCTGTGGGACGGGGATCCGCTCCTCCACCAATGATCCGAGCAGGAAGCCTCTGGACAACCGAGTGTTAAACACCGTCAAac tgtaCTGTCAGAACTTTGCTCCTAACTTTAAGGAGAGTGAGATGAACGTCATCGCGGCCGACATGTGCACCAACGCCAGACGAGTCCGTAAACGTTGGCTCCCGAAGATCCAGTCGCTCCTCCCCGACAGCCTCCCCACCTCCTCCCACCCCCGCAAGGccaagaggggaggaggaggtcagggaggaggtcagggaggaggtcagggaggCGAGGCGGCGGTGCAGCCCAGCAGCAGCCCCTTCGCTGAGCTGGACCTGAGGCAGCTCAGCGCCTCCTACCTGGGCCTGGAGGCGCCGCTGTACGCCGAGCGGCGTGACAGGGAGGCAACGGGGGAGAGGGAGCGGGAGAAGGAGGCGCCGGCCGCCCTCCAGCCTCATCTGCAGTTCGCCGGGTCTCGTGGGGGAGGAGGTCCAGCGGGCGGAGGTCAGGCGGAGGAGGCGCTGATGGGCGGCGAGGCCGACGGAGGAGGGAGGCTACAGACTGAACAACCTCCAgacctccctctgtcctcctccgtctcctcctcctcctcctcctcctcctcacacccCTCCCCTCAGCCTGCAGAGCCCGCCCCTCCTCACAGGGGATTGGCCGACACAGAAGAGAGGGGGGCGGAGCCTCTGGAAGACAGCCAATAA